From Watersipora subatra chromosome 8, tzWatSuba1.1, whole genome shotgun sequence, a single genomic window includes:
- the LOC137402358 gene encoding uncharacterized protein, with protein sequence MGPKKGAAKSTENSDQEAGPKLIDIDEKLNLILTKLGNIEFRLNLIESKQSDFEKSLNHVHQENEGIQLKQRDLSKSIVEIESKIGKLEGLESRIEAAEYAERAKCVELNGIPYDKSENLNLAYQKLLSSLKSDKLPTTIDKIYRIRQSKRIIIKFTQTNQRNEFFQQYRKNIQSLSALGFKETGRIYINEVLSRAQSTLFWKTRQFKVEYNYKYVWTSNQRIYLRKTPDSDAIPINSEDDLETLKLL encoded by the coding sequence ATGGGACCTAAAAAGGGAGCAGCTAAATCGACAGAGAATAGTGATCAGGAAGCCGGTCCAAAGCTTATCGACATTGACGAAAAATTAAACCTAATTCTTACTAAGCTTGGTAATATCGAATTTCGTCTCAATTTAATTGAGAGCAAACAGTCCGATTTTGAAAAGTCTCTCAATCACGTTCATCAAGAAAATGAGGGCATTCAACTCAAGCAGAGAGATTTATCCAAATCCATAGTAGAAATAGAATCTAAAATCGGTAAACTGGAAGGCTTAGAGTCTCGAATTGAAGCAGCAGAGTATGCTGAAAGAGCAAAATGTGTCGAGTTAAATGGGATTCCATATGATAAATCGGAAAATCTGAACCTTGCTTATCAGAAATTGCTAAGTTCCTTAAAATCTGATAAATTACCTACCACCATCGACAAGATATACCGCATTAGACAAAGCAAGCGCATCATCATAAAGTTCACCCAAACCAATCAGCGCAATGAGTTCTTCCAGCAATATCGAAAAAACATTCAATCCCTCTCAGCACTTGGTTTCAAAGAAACAGGAAGGATCTATATCAATGAAGTATTGAGTCGTGCTCAAAGCACACTTTTCTGGAAAACCCGGCAATTTAAAGTGGAATACAACTATAAATATGTGTGGACATCTAATCAAAGAATATATCTGCGTAAAACTCCTGACTCGGATGCCATCCCTATAAACTCTGAAGACGATTTAGAAACGCTAAAACTTCTTTAA